The Dehalococcoidia bacterium DNA segment CCAGGAAAGCCTCCCGCACCGAGGCCAAAGTCGCCCTCCGCCACGGCAGCAAGGGCCCTAATGCCATAAGGAACAGCAGCGCCAAAAACAGCGGGCCGTTGATGCGGTTATAAAAGGGCGCCCGCACCGTAACTGCCTCGCCGAAAAACACCTGGGAGATGAGAGGGTAAATTTCCCCCCACAGGGTCGTGAAGGTGATGGCCAACAGCACCAGATTGTTATACAGAAACGCCGCCTCCCGCGACCAGGAGGACTCCAGCCCCCCCGCGCTCTTCAAAGAAGGGGCTCGCCACATCAGAACCAGCACGGCGCTCACCACCACCACACCCATAAAGGCCAAGAACACCCACCCCATCGTAGACTGGGCGAAGGAGTGCACCGACGGCACCGGCCCCCCCCGGTTCATGAACATCCCGAACAGGGCCAACCCCATGGCCAAAATGATCAGCGCATAGTTCCAGGTGCGGAACAGACCCCGCCGCACCTCCACCATAGCCGAGTGGATGAAGGCGGTCATGGCGAACCAGGGCATAATCCCCGCGTTCTCCACCGGGTCCCACGCCCAGTAGCCTCCCCAGCCCAGGATGGTATAGGCCCACCACGCCCCGAACAGGTTGCCCATGCTGAGCAGGAGCCACGCCACCAGCCCCCAGGGACGCCCCGCATCCAACCAGGCCGAGCCCTTGTGCCCCGCCAGCAAAGCCCCCATCCCAAAGGAGAAGGGCACTGCCACCGACACCAGCCCCGTCATCATCGTGGGGGGATGAATGAACATCCCGTAGTGAATCAACAGGGGGTTGATGCCCCGCCCATCGGGAGGGGTGAAGGGCAGACGGGCGAAGGGGTTGGCCAACGCCAGGGTTACGGCCAACAGGAATACGGTGAACAGTCCCAGCACGCCCGCCGTATAGGGCAGGAAAGGTTGGGTGCGGCGGGGGGCAAAGCGTATTGCCAGGGCACCCAGCACCGCCATCGCAAAGGCCAGGAACAGCAACGACCCCTGGTTGCCTGCGTAGAAGGCCACCCACGTCAAGTGCCAATCCAAGGCGCGGTTGCTGTTCTCAAAGACATACCGCACCGAGAAATCCCGCCCCAGGAAGGCCCCGATCAGCCCTGCGATGGAGACAGCCAACATCACGGGGACGAGGTAAAGGGCCCAGCGGGCGCTCTCCACAAGGAGGGGGCGCTGTCGCCACGCCCCCAGGAACGACCCCACCGCCCCATACCCCGCCAAAGCCAAAGCCAGCACCATCGCCACAAGACCACTATCGGCTGCCATAGGTTCCCCCTACGGGCTTGCGCGCCCCCCCGACGGACGACGCTGGGCTAACCGCTCCTGCACAGCCTCGTCCACAGCCTTCAGATACGGCTCCAGGTCGTCCATAGGCGGCGGGGCAGAAGGGCGGGGGGCCATCATCCCCCGCGTTGCCCACCACAGCAGGAGCACCGCCACGACCACTCCGGCGGGGGGCACCAGCCACACCAGCCAATGGCCCCCCTGGGCGGGAGGAGCCGCCAACACCCCCGGCCCGAACCGCTCCACAAAGTACTGCAGGATTTCCTGCTCTGTCCTGCCCTGGGCCAGCATCTCCCGCACTGCCTCCCGCATCTCCTTGGCCTGCTGGGCGCGGGACTGGTCTATCGTCTCCCCCGGGCAGACGGGGCAGATGAGTTGGCGGTCAAGGGCCTGAGCGCGCTCCTCCAAAGACGCCGGGCCGGGCGCACACGCCCCAATACCCGCCACCACGATGCCCAGCGCCAGCACTCTCCCCAGCCACCGTAAAAACCCCAAACCCACACGGCACCTCCATACATAGGTTACCACACGGCATCTCCCCCCCTTGTGAAAGATTTCCCGACCAAAGGTAAGATAGAGAGAAGGAGGAGTGTATGCTCTACCGTTGGGGTCTGCTGATGGTACGCTGGCGGTGGGTGGTGCTGGGGGTGTGGGTGATACTTCTGGCGCTGGCTCTGCCCCTGGCGCCTCGAGCGGGGGAATATCTCAAGTCGGGCTTCGGGCGGGCCGATGTGGAATCCGAACGCGCCCTGACCCTCCTCAAGGAGCGTTTCGGCCTTGCCGAAGCGACCATCACCTTTGTGTTCCAGCATCCCACCCTGCGGGCCACCGATCCCGCCTTCATCGCCCTGGAAGAGCAGGCATTAGCGCCCCTACGGTCCCACCCCGCCGTGCGGGACATCATTACCCACTATGGAAGCCTCAACCCCCGCATGGTCTCGGCCGATGGCGACACGGCCTACGCCCTGGTGTTCCTACGGGGGAGCATCGACGACGCCATGGACATCTACGAGGATCTGCGGCGCTTGGTGGCTACACCCCCAGAGATGCAGATGTGGGCCACAGGGGGCATCCCTATCTTCTCGGAGGTGCAACACATCGCCGAGCGCGACCTACGCCGTGCCGAGGTGATTACCCTCCCCATAGTGTTGGTGGCGTTGGTGCTTGTGTTTGGAGGGCTGGTAGCGGCGGCGGTGCCCCTCATTGTAGGGGCAGCAGGTGTGGCGGTAACCCTAGCCCTTATTGCCCTCCTCTCCCGCACCACGGATATATCTATCTTCGCCCTGAACATCGCCACCGTGCTGGGTCTGGGGATGGCTGTGGACTACGCATTGTTGGTGGTGAGCCGTTTTCGGGAGGAGTTGCGCCAGCACCCGCGGGACGAAGCGGTAGCCATCGCCGTGGATCGGGCCGGGCGAGCCCTCGCCTTTTCGGGCCTTACCACCATTCTGGGTCTCTCGGGTCTCCTGCTGTTCCAATATATGATGCTCCGCTCCATCGGCGTGGGGGGCATTCTGGTAGTGGCCTTTAGCATGGTGGCGGCCTTGACAGCCCTCCCCGCTCTTTTAGCGGTATTGGGGGCGCGGGTCAATGCCCTATCCATCCTCCCCATGCGCGAGGTACAGGAGACCTGGTGGCGGCGCATCGCCCTGGCGGTGATGCGTCGGCCGTGGGTGGTCATCGCCGTCGTGCTAGGCGTGCTTCTGCTGATGGGGAGCCCCTTCCTGCGGGTGCGCATCGGGGCCCTGTGGTCGTCCATCCTCCCCCCGGGGGCAGAAGCGCGCCAGGGTTGGGAAGTGCTGGCACAGGAGTTTGGCGAAGGGGAACTGGCTCCCATCCTGGTCACGGTGCAAGACCCCCAGGGCATCTTGCGCCCCGAGGCGGTGCAGAGGCTCTACACCTTCGCCCAGAGTTTGGCCCAAGACCCCCGTGTAGGGCGGGTGGAGAGCATCGTCACCCTGGATCCCCGCCTGACGGCCGAGCAGTATGCGGCCCTGTATGCCCATCCGACCGAGATCCCCGACCCCGCCTTGCGCTCTGCTGTGGAGACCCTCGCCCGCCCCGATGTTACCTACATGCGTGTGTATAGTAAGCACCCCCCGCTGTCGGAGGAGAGCAAGGCGTTAGTGCGTTCTATCCGTCAGCAGGGGGCGACCACGGGGTTCACGGTAATGGTAACGGGTGCCACCGCCGACATTATGGACGCCGTCGACCTGATGTACGGGCAGTTCCCGTGGGTGGTGGTCTATGTGGCGGGTGCCATTTACCTGTCGTTGCTGGTGCTGTTCCGTTCTGTGGTATTGCCCCTGAAGGCGGTCATGCTGAACACCCTCAGCATTTTGGCCAGTTATGGAGCCTTGGTGTTCATCTTCCAGGAGGGCAACTTCAGCGGGCTTTTGCGCTTTGAGGCGGAGGGCTACACGGAGGCTACGATCCCCATCCTTCTCTTTTGTGTCCTGTTCGGACTGAGCATGGACTATGAGGTGTTCATGCTGGCCCGCATCAAGGAGGAGTATGACGCCACCCGGGACAACACGCGGAGCGTGGCTCTGGGCTTGGAGAAGACGGGGCGCATCGTCACCAGCGCCGCCTTCATCCTGTTTGTGGTGTGCGCCTCCTTTGTGATCGGGGACATCGTGCTCATCAAGGCGTTAGGGGTGGGGGTGGCCCTGGCCGTGCTGTTGGACGCCACAGTGGTGCGGGCCTTGCTGGTACCGGCGACCATGCGTGTGCTGGGGGACTGGAACTGGTGGGCGCCAGGATGGCTGCGGGGACAACCGGTGAGAAGTCGACCCTAGAGGGCTTATCGCCAAAGCGCCCAGCACGGGATCACAGCTTCCAGAAGGTGTCTCCCCTCCCTGCTGTAGAGGGAGTGTGGTAGGCCGACGGGTAGCTCCCCTGTTCCTCCAGAACCCCTTCCGAGCACCCTTTGCTCCCCAGGAGGGGAGACTGCCCGTCCTCGTGACGGTAACTTTCTCTTCCTTTACACCCCTGGTATCGTAGCCACGGCCACTGTGGGCGGGACTATTGGTACGGAGGCCTCCCTGTGTTTCCTAGGGATGGGCATCCCCCGCCCACACCGTCGTGGGGGCGCGACCCGTTCGGCACTGCCACCAACTACGCCCAACTGGCCCCCTGGATTCCCCAGGCCCCGGGCATCGCCGTGAGCCTGGTGGTCTTCGGCTTCAACCTGCTGGGGGATGCCGTTTGCGACCTGCTGCATCCTGCCTGCAGGGGCGGTCATAGCCCCTACGCCAGCAGACGCCGCCGCCCCGTGAGGTAATCCACCAGCATGTATTGGCCCAGGCGCTCGGGACTGGTGTAGAACACCCGCCCCCGATTGATACGGGTCATCTGGTCCACGAAGTCCATCAGGTAGGAGTTGCGGTCCAGCATAAAGGTGTTGATGATGATGCCCTTGCTGGTGCACCGCTTGACCTCTTTCAGGGTCTCCCGAATGGTGCGCGGGCTGGGGGGATACTGGAGGAACAACTGCCCCCCCTCCAGGTGGGCGGTGGGCTCCCCGTCGGAGATCATCAGGATTTGGCGGGTGCCGGTGCACCGGGCCAGCAGTTTCTGGGCGAGCATTAGCCCGTGTTGGATGTTGGTGTAGGGGTCAAACTCGTCCCATGTCAGGTACGGGAGCTTCTCGGGCTTCACCTCCCGCGCATAGGTGGAGAAGCCCACGATGTGGAAGCGGTCACGGGGAAACTGGGTGCGGATAAGGTTGTCCAGGGCTAGGGCCACCTTCTTGGCGGCCAGGAAGTTGCCCCGCATGGCCATGGAGAGGGAGAGGTCTATCAGCAGCACGGTGCTGGACTGGACGAACTGTTCGCTCTGGAACACCTCAAAGTCCTTGGGGTGGAGACGCACCGGGGTGCGGGGGCCGTGGCGGAGCAAAGCGTTGAACAGGGTCCGCAACAGGTCTGGGTCGAAAGGCTCTCCGAACTCCCAGGGGCGGGTATGGGAGGTGCGCTCGCCGGGACCGCCCCGCCAACGGGAGGGGTGTTCCCCCGTGCGGTGGCGACGGATATAGGCGAAGATTTCGTATAGGGCCTTCTGGCCTATTTTGCGCACCCCCTTGGGGGTCAGCTCCAGCCGCCCCCCGATGCGTCGGATGTAGCCCGCCTGCTCCAACACATCCGCCAGGCGTTGCAGGTAGGCTGCCTCCTGGGCCGCCTCGGGGCCGAGCACCTGCTCCATCAGGCTCGTGTCTATGCCTCCCGGAGTGCCCTGCTGGAACCGCCGCAGTTGGCGCTCCAGCTCATCCATTTGTTGCAGGCGCGCAATCACATCCAGAGCTTGAGGCAAATCCAGAGGCTCCTGCCCCTGGAAGGGATACTCCCGGCGCAAAGCCCCCATGGGGAACAGGTCCTCCAGGTTGATGGCCAGGCGGGCCAGTTCCTCCGCCAGTTCCGGGTCTTGCAGGGCCTGTTGTAAGATCTTCTCCAACTGGTGACGCTGGTGGGGGGAGAGGCTCTGCAGAAGGGATTCCAGGTGGGCCGCCTGGCGCTGGAGATGCTCCACCAGTTCCTCCAAGGTGGTGGGGCGCTGGGCGCCGAAGAGGTGGTGCCAGCGCTCCATGAACGGGGAGAAGTTGGGCTGGCCCCCCTGCCGGCGCTGTTCCAGAAGACGGTTGAGGTCACGCACAAACTCTTTGAGGCGCTGGATGTCTTGGGGGGTGAGGCCTTGTAACCCCTCCAGCATATCGTGGAATGTGCGCTGGAGCACCTGCTGTTGCAACGCCTGCAGCAGACGGTCAAAGCGCTCTTTGGCCTCGGCGCTGGTGAACTCGTAGTCCTTGAGGCGTTGGATGGCCGAGGCAGGTTCCTGGGGAAGGCCGTCCAGAAAGCGCAGAGCCTGCTCCACGGCGCGCTGGAGGCGGCGCAGGAGATCCCCCTCCAGGGTGCTCCCCTTCCCCTCCTGCTGAAGGGTCTGGAGTTTGTGGGCCGTCTCCTGGGCGCGCCGGACGAGGGCCTCCCGCTCCAGGCCCAGGATGGCCTCCAGTTCCTTCTGGATGGTGCCCAACACCCCCGAGAGGTTATACCTGTCCAACACCTCTTGGCGGCGCTGGCGCAGACGCTGCAGGAGTTCCTGGATGCCGGGCAGGCGCTGGCCATAGCGCCCCCGTAGGCCCCTCTGCATCAGGGAACGCAGAGCGGTGGCCACATCCCCCTGCCCCATTAGGCTCTCGGACAACTGCTCCATGATGTCGTCTTCATGAAGAGGAAACTCGGCCTGCGTGCCGTCCCACCGGGAATACCTGTAGAACACCATACTGACCCTACCCCTTTGGGCCTGTGTGAGGCCTCAGCCCATCGCCGATACCTTCCTGAGGGATAGACGCCTCCATCCCCAATTCGCGGCGCATCACCGCACAATACGCTGGCTCCGCATCCACTAAAATGAACCGCCGCCCCAACTTCAGGCACGCCTTGCCCACCGTCCCCACCCCTGCGAAGGGGTCCAACACCACATCCCCGATAAAGGAATAATAGCGCACCAGGCGCTCCACAATCTCCAGGGGAAACACGGCGGGATGGTGGGGATGATGGGCTGGACGGGCATACCACACATTGGTAACCGCATATCCATCGTCAATGGTCGACGCCGCTACCGCCTCCCTATCAGGGTGGGTGCGGATGTTCCAGTCAATCAGGCGCTCCGTCTGTTTGCGGTAGACCAGGAAGTACTCGGTTACCGGGACAGGCTTATACTGCAAGGGATGGCGATCGGCGGCGAAGCGTCTGCCCCGCCCCGTGTTCCACCCCGCCCCCTCGGGCTTCACCCAGATGATGTCATCCAGGAAGTCAAAGCCCAAGCGCTCCAGGATGGCGTTGATGTGAAAGGGGACGGGGATACGCCGGCTGGAGCGGCTGCGGCTGGGCCGTCGCACCAGCACCGGGGAGGCGTTGACGATCAGGAACCGCCCTTCGGCCAACACCCGATGGCACTGGGCGAACACCTCCTCCAGCATGGACAGGTAGGAGGGGTAGTCGGGGAACTCCCCATACTGGGGACGGGCGTTGTAGTAAGGGGGCGAGGTGAGCACCAGGTGCACACACCCGTCGGGGAGAGCGGGGAGCACCAGGCGAGCATCCCCACACACCACCTGGGAGGGCAGAGGGTCTTGGATGAGGGGACGCTGGGTGATTACTGGCGCCGGCACCGGATGGGCCCGGGCATACCCCAGACGGGCCAGCAGAACACCAGGGCGCGTTGCCCCCATCACTTCCCCATCGGCACACCGCACCATCACCTCCCCTACCAGAAGGCCATTGTGGGGTTCCAGCAGGGCCACCCGCCACGCCTTGTGCCGGTCGTCCACCTCGGGTAAACCCAGGGCCACCGTCACATCGGGGGGAAGGTGCTGGGCTATCCACTGGCGGACGCGTTGGCGCGCCTGGGCGGCGGTGGTGATGCACCCCAAGCGGGCAGCCAGGCGATTGACCCGCTGGGGCCGACCCTGACGAGGAATAGCAGGGTTTGGAGCCGGCTGCCCCGTCAGGGCACCCATAGCGCACCCCCCTTGCCCATAGAGCCCTATCCCCTTGCCCGCCTCGGCGTCCACGGCCCGGGCACGGGGGGCCTACCCTTTATAGCGGAAGCGCCCTTCCACCCTCTCCCGATTGAGCCGGCGGTTGAGGTGCAGACCGTCCAACACGAACTCCACCACGGAAGCAAACAGGGCCTCATTTTCCCCCACGTGGAACTTCCGCAAAGCCGGCTCAAAGCCCTCAATGCCCCGCAGTTTCTCCACATACACAAAGGAGGGGATAGAAGCACCCGTCTCCACCACCAACCCCTCTTCAAACTTCTGCACCAGAGGGTCAAACTCCCGCACATTGAAGGTGCGGTTGAACACATTCAGCACGGCCTTCTTCAACAGTTCCTCAATGATGCGTCCCTCCCGCCCCTCCTCCACCGTCTCCAGTTCCAGTTTGCCGGCGGTGGAGGCGTAAAGGAAGGGTAGATCGCTCATGCGGGGCACAGCCACCGCCTCGTTGTAGCGGATGGCGCGCCGTAGGGCGGCGGCCAGCAGGGTCTCGTAGTTGGCGATGGTGATGCGCACCGATACCCCCGAGCGCTGATTGATGTCGGGGCTGCGCCGCGCCAGGGCCGTAAACTCCCCCACAATCTCCCGCATGAAGGAGGGCACCTGCACCCGCTCATCCATATCCGGGAAGTGAACACGCTCCTGCTCCACAATGGCCAGTTCGTCCTCAATGGTGCGGGGGTAGTGGGTGCGAATCTGGGCTCCGTAGCGGTCTTTCAGGGGGGTGATGATACGCCCCCGGTTGGTATAGTCCTCGGGGTTGGCGCTGGCCACCACATAGACATCCAACGGTAACCGGATGAGATACCCCCGAATTTGCACATCCCGCTCCTCCAGCAAATTGAACAGACCCACCTGGATGCGCTCGGGCAGATCGGGGAGTTCGTTGATGCAGAAGATGCCTCGGTTCACCCGTGGAATCAGGCCGAAGTGGATGGTCAGTTCATCGGCCAGGTAGCGCCCCTCGGCCACCTTAATGGGGTCCACCTCCCCGATAAGGTCGGCGATAGACACATCGGGGGTGGCCAACTTCTCGGCATAGCGGCGCTCCCGGGGCAGCCAGGCGATTTCCACCTGGTCGCCGTACTGGGCCACCTTGTCCCGGCAGGCCTTACAGATGGGCTTGTAGGGGTTATCGTTAATCTCACACCCCGCAATGACGGGCACCTCCTCGTCCAGCAGGTAGACCAGCTGGCGAATCAGGCGGGACTTGGCCTGTCCCCGTTCGCCCAGGAAGATGATGTCCTGGCCAGCCAGGATAGCGTTCTCAATCTGGGGGATGACGCTGTCCTCGTAGCCGATGATGCCGGGGAAAAGGCGCTCCCCAGAGCGCAGTTTCTGGATGAGGTTTTTGCGCAGTTCCTCCCGCACCGACAGCACCTGATACCCGCTGCGGCGCAGCTCGCCGATGGTCTTAGGCTTACCCTTCTCTGCCATCGCCCGTTCCCCCCCTCTGGAGCACAGTATGGCTACTCCATTATTATCCCATACTTGAGACAGGGATAGGAGTATCTTGGCAGGGGGCAGGCTCCCTGTCAATGGGGAGGCGCTGTGCACCTGCCCCGTTTCTCCCGGATGCTAGGGGGCATGCGTCGTCTGCTGGCTTTCCTACGCGCGCGCCGGGTGGTGGTGCGGGGGTGGAGCATGGCCCCCACCCTTCTCCCCGGCGACTACCTGCTGGTGGACACCAGCGCCTATCGCTCTGCCCCTCCCCAAAGGGGGGATATCGTTGTGGTGCGGGATCCCCATCACCCCCATAGGCTGCTGGTGAAGCGCGTTGTCGCCTTGCCCGGGGAGAAGGTAGAAGAGGCGGGGGAAGGCGTCCTGCGCCCCGCAGAGGATGGGAACGGGGGTGCTGCCCCCGGCCCGCGCTCCTGGACGCTGGGCGAGGGGGAGTACTTTTTGCGCGGGGATGGGGAACCCTTCAGCCGGGACAGTCGGGTTTTTGGCCCCGTCCGCCGGGAGGCCATCCTGGGGCGGGCGTGGCTGGTGTACTGGCCCCTGCACCGCTGGCAACGCCTGGGGTAGGGACGCTACGCCCTGTGGCGCAAGGCCCGTCCGGGGAAAACCCCCGTATGCCTCCCCTGCTCTACCACCACCTTCCCATTCACAATCACCCACTCTATCCCCTCGGGGGGTTCGGTGGGATTGTCCAGGGTAGCCAGCGCCCGCACCTTCTGGGGGTCAAAGACGACGATATCGGCGTAATAGCCGTCCCGCAGGAGGCCCCGGTCGGAAATCCCCAAGGTCTGGGCGGGCAGGCTGGTCATTTTGCGTATCGCCTCGGGCAAGGTGAGGATGCCCTCCTCCCGCACCATATCTCCCAGAATCAGAGGGTAGGAGCCATAGGTGCGGGGGTTGAGGTGCTCCCCCAAATGCAGGGCATCGGTGCCCACCATGTGGGCGGGGTGGCGGAAGAACTCCCGAATGTTCACAGGATTGCCCCCCAGACCCACAAAAGAGGGGGTCAGATCCTCGTCCAACAGCAGAGAACACAGGGTGTCCACGATGCTTTTGCCCGTGTCGTGGGCTATAGCCGCCAGGCTCCACCCGTCATACTTGCGCCACTTGGCCGTGGACAGGTTGGTGACCCGCACACTCCCGAAGTCCCGTCGGTAAAAGTCCGGGTCGCGGGCGATGGCCAAACGCACATCGGGGTCCTTCAGGCGCTTCACCAGGGCCTGGGGGCCCCCGTTGTGGACCCACTCAGGCACCAGAGCAACCAAACGGCTACTGGAATACGGGTAGGGATAGGCATCGAAGGTAACCTGCACCCCCTGGGCGCGCGCCTCGTCGACCAGGCGCAGAAGGCGACGCGCTCCCCCAGGCACCGGGGTGTGGAAGTGCGAGATGTGCAAAGCACACCCGCTGGCACGGGCGATGGCGATGGCCTCCCGGAAGGGGTCGGCGAAGCGGTCGCCCAGAGTGTAGCGCACATGGGTGGCGTAGATGCCCCCCTCTTGGGCCACCACTTTACAGAGGTCTATCAGCTCCTGAGTGTCCGCATAGGAGCCCGGAGGATAGGTGAGGCCCGTGGAGAGGCCGAAGGCCCCCTCCCGCATCCCCGTGCGCAGGAGGTCCTGCTGGCGGCGCACCTCGTCGCTGGTGGCGCGCCGCTCCTCCCACCCGATAGCGGCGATGCGCAACACCGAGTTGCCAATCAGGTAGCAGATGTTCACCGAGGTCTTGTTGTCGTAGCATCCGAGGTACTCGGCCACGGAGGCATAGCGTAGGTCGGGCGGAGGGCGTCCGTCCAGGCCGGCGTTGATATGGGCGAACACCTGGAAGTCATCGGCCGAAAGGAAGGGGGCATAGGAGAGGCCATCCACCCCCACCACCTCGGTGGTTACCCCCTGGAGCACCTTGGGCAAATGGCGCGGATCCCGCAACACCACCATCGCCGAATGGGCGTGCATATCAATGAAGCCGGGGCACACCACCTTGCCGGTGGCGTCTATGGTGCGGATGGCCTGCACCGCCGCGGTATCCCCCCGCAGGAGGCGCAGGCGCTCCCCCTCCACGGCCACATCGGCGCGGAACCAAGGGTTGCCCGTCCCGTCCACCACCATCCCGTTGCGCACCAGCAGGTCAAAGGCCATCCCAACTCCTTCCACCAGCCCCCCTAGGTGGGGCGTGGGAACTCCTCCAGGATAACCGGGCGTTCCAAAGTCTGGTTTCCCCTCTGGATGGTCACGGTAATGTGCTGGCCGACCTTGAACTCCTCCCGCAGGAGGCGTTGGAGTTTGCGCACATTCTGCACAGGGATACCATTGAGGGCGGTGATGACATCGCCCGGCTGGATGCCGCCCTTCGCGGCGGGGCTGTTGCGCTGGACCCCCTGCACCAGCACCCCCTCCCGCACCGCCAGGCCCAACTCCAGGGCCTTCCCGGGGGTAACATTGTCCACCCCCACCCCCAGCCAGGGCCACACCACCCGGCCATTGGCGACGATGGATCGGACCACGGGAACCACTGTCGTGTTGCCCACGGCGAAGCCGATGCCCTGGGCCTCCCGCACCACGATGGTATTGATCCCCACCACCTCGCCCCGCATATTCACCAACGGCCCCCCGCTGTTCCCCTCGTTGATGGCTGCATCGGTCTGCACCAGGTCGTTATACACCCTGTCGCCCACCGCAGTGGAGCGGTTCACAGCGCTCACCACCCCCACCGTTACCGTCGGCTCCCCGGGGAGGCCGAGGGCGTTCCCAA contains these protein-coding regions:
- a CDS encoding D-aminoacylase, translated to MEGVGMAFDLLVRNGMVVDGTGNPWFRADVAVEGERLRLLRGDTAAVQAIRTIDATGKVVCPGFIDMHAHSAMVVLRDPRHLPKVLQGVTTEVVGVDGLSYAPFLSADDFQVFAHINAGLDGRPPPDLRYASVAEYLGCYDNKTSVNICYLIGNSVLRIAAIGWEERRATSDEVRRQQDLLRTGMREGAFGLSTGLTYPPGSYADTQELIDLCKVVAQEGGIYATHVRYTLGDRFADPFREAIAIARASGCALHISHFHTPVPGGARRLLRLVDEARAQGVQVTFDAYPYPYSSSRLVALVPEWVHNGGPQALVKRLKDPDVRLAIARDPDFYRRDFGSVRVTNLSTAKWRKYDGWSLAAIAHDTGKSIVDTLCSLLLDEDLTPSFVGLGGNPVNIREFFRHPAHMVGTDALHLGEHLNPRTYGSYPLILGDMVREEGILTLPEAIRKMTSLPAQTLGISDRGLLRDGYYADIVVFDPQKVRALATLDNPTEPPEGIEWVIVNGKVVVEQGRHTGVFPGRALRHRA
- a CDS encoding trypsin-like peptidase domain-containing protein; the protein is MAFPRKPGVVWLGLVALAALLVVQCGVLRLRPETAPRPTPTPAGATLPAPVQAPPASPQGMPPVAEVVARVTPAVVSIAAETQGVDIFLRPIRGVSTGTGVLFDPAGYIVTNDHVIANARRVQVTLSDERTFEARIVGRDPLTDLAVLKINAPEPLPALSFADPDTVQVGEWVIAIGNALGLPGEPTVTVGVVSAVNRSTAVGDRVYNDLVQTDAAINEGNSGGPLVNMRGEVVGINTIVVREAQGIGFAVGNTTVVPVVRSIVANGRVVWPWLGVGVDNVTPGKALELGLAVREGVLVQGVQRNSPAAKGGIQPGDVITALNGIPVQNVRKLQRLLREEFKVGQHITVTIQRGNQTLERPVILEEFPRPT